A region from the Paenibacillus humicola genome encodes:
- a CDS encoding helix-turn-helix domain-containing protein produces MPKHSRLFRRFLVSYLIILIIPSLAGYMSYRTSISVTQSVSIENSVSQLRMSQGILERRMAEVEGFTRQMALNPELNMLMKNRSGSLPNVYGMWNLMQEVTAFSQTNDFLQNFYIYLNNYHVIVTPGSTYYRPEHYYQSSNYIGLDEKDWETKVLKTTHRSEIMPLRPYMNKGNQSAAITYLQSIPLDSFTGASPAMVAVIVDEQTIAGILSGLQEKYGGWVHVSDENGHTIGSVGIGEQEIQHLQSDSRFDKAALSQFYGDDLVISIKSERNGWVYMAGIPRHALMENANKIKSITWSVTVAALLFGLLAGLVLSYRNSAPINRLLGIMREQFGKDGAAGRNEYDFLQGNISVLLTTNKLLENELTRQLPLIRDAFLKRLLAGEFQSRDEIEAAGSQANMRLGDTGSVAIVQINGYSGMDSVEILNELSAARLLLKQTLADLDDSVHMTDLGSDRLVAIFEHEPAEAGKSDPETERVLQQLASSVFTEYRISVTAALGESYLAVPEAARSYEQAKQTLEFAVFTNRKGVLHYSDTRVESTTYYYPLEMELRLISTIRAGDINEAKRIVQTIMDENMNNRVLSIDMRTQLAGELQGTFMKLLDQKAFAESDQFEEIKQRIADIQRADTIESVHGEIDAVMESLCAIVSSRKNDLHTRMVEQIKLFIEEMYADPELTLYRIAEQVERPEKSISPLFKEVTGINLSDYLEKVRLDHAAAMLRRNDFTVDEIAARVGYNSSHSFRRAFKRVLGVPPSSYRQANLEN; encoded by the coding sequence GTGCCCAAGCATTCCAGACTGTTTCGCAGATTTCTGGTTTCTTATCTTATCATCCTGATTATTCCGAGCTTGGCCGGCTATATGTCCTACCGCACGTCGATTTCGGTTACCCAATCCGTCTCGATTGAGAACAGCGTTTCCCAGCTGCGAATGAGCCAGGGGATTCTGGAACGGAGAATGGCCGAGGTGGAGGGCTTCACCAGGCAGATGGCGCTCAATCCGGAGCTGAACATGCTGATGAAAAACCGAAGCGGCAGTCTGCCGAACGTTTACGGCATGTGGAACCTGATGCAGGAAGTGACGGCGTTCAGCCAGACGAACGATTTTCTGCAAAACTTTTATATTTATCTGAACAACTACCACGTCATCGTCACGCCCGGATCGACTTACTACCGGCCCGAGCATTATTACCAGTCCTCCAATTATATCGGGCTCGACGAGAAGGACTGGGAAACGAAGGTGCTGAAAACGACGCACCGCAGCGAAATCATGCCGCTTCGGCCGTATATGAACAAGGGCAACCAAAGCGCCGCCATTACGTATTTGCAGTCGATTCCGCTCGACAGCTTTACCGGCGCCTCGCCCGCCATGGTGGCGGTCATCGTCGACGAGCAGACGATCGCCGGCATCCTGTCCGGCCTGCAGGAAAAATACGGCGGCTGGGTTCATGTAAGTGACGAAAACGGGCATACGATCGGTTCGGTCGGCATCGGCGAGCAGGAGATCCAGCATTTGCAGTCGGACTCCCGCTTCGACAAAGCCGCGCTCAGCCAGTTTTACGGCGATGATCTGGTCATCAGCATCAAGTCCGAGCGAAACGGATGGGTGTATATGGCGGGCATTCCGAGACACGCGCTGATGGAGAATGCCAACAAAATCAAATCGATCACCTGGTCGGTAACCGTTGCGGCGCTGCTTTTCGGACTGCTGGCCGGACTTGTGCTTTCGTACCGGAACAGCGCTCCGATTAACCGGCTGCTCGGCATCATGCGCGAACAGTTCGGCAAGGACGGCGCAGCGGGGCGGAACGAATACGATTTTCTGCAGGGCAATATTTCCGTCCTGCTGACGACGAACAAGCTGCTGGAAAATGAATTGACAAGGCAGCTTCCGCTCATCCGCGACGCTTTCCTGAAGCGGCTTTTGGCAGGCGAATTTCAGTCGCGGGACGAAATTGAGGCCGCAGGCTCGCAGGCGAACATGCGGCTGGGCGATACCGGCAGCGTGGCGATCGTCCAAATTAACGGGTATTCGGGCATGGACAGCGTCGAGATTTTGAACGAGCTGAGCGCGGCGCGGCTGCTGCTCAAGCAAACGCTGGCCGATTTGGACGATTCGGTTCATATGACGGATCTGGGCTCCGACCGGCTGGTCGCTATTTTCGAGCACGAGCCGGCTGAAGCGGGCAAGTCCGATCCGGAGACGGAACGGGTGCTGCAGCAGCTCGCTTCCAGCGTGTTCACCGAGTACCGGATCTCGGTGACGGCTGCACTCGGCGAATCGTACCTTGCGGTGCCGGAAGCCGCCCGTTCCTACGAGCAGGCGAAGCAGACGCTGGAATTTGCCGTCTTTACGAACCGGAAGGGCGTGCTGCATTACAGCGACACGCGCGTGGAGAGCACGACCTATTATTATCCGCTGGAGATGGAGCTCCGCCTGATCAGTACGATTCGCGCCGGAGATATCAATGAGGCAAAACGAATCGTACAGACGATTATGGACGAAAATATGAACAACCGGGTGCTGTCGATCGATATGCGCACCCAGCTCGCCGGCGAGCTGCAGGGAACCTTCATGAAGCTGCTGGACCAGAAGGCTTTCGCGGAATCCGATCAGTTCGAGGAGATCAAGCAGCGCATTGCCGATATTCAGCGCGCGGATACCATCGAATCGGTGCACGGCGAAATCGATGCGGTTATGGAATCGCTCTGCGCCATCGTGTCCAGCCGTAAAAACGACCTGCATACGCGTATGGTCGAGCAGATCAAGCTTTTTATCGAAGAAATGTACGCCGATCCCGAGCTGACGCTGTACCGGATTGCCGAACAGGTGGAACGCCCGGAGAAATCAATTTCCCCATTGTTCAAGGAAGTAACCGGCATCAATCTATCGGACTATCTGGAGAAAGTCCGGCTCGACCATGCGGCGGCAATGCTGCGCCGGAACGACTTTACCGTCGACGAAATCGCGGCGCGGGTCGGCTACAACAGCTCGCATTCGTTCCGCCGAGCGTTTAAGCGGGTGCTGGGCGTGCCGCCCAGCTCATACCGGCAAGCGAATCTAGAAAACTGA
- a CDS encoding SGNH/GDSL hydrolase family protein, which yields MKSNPNRPPGPGYAVLRSGLPRLREKLKKDQPVTIAFLGGSITEGYAASDPDKTSWRALTEQYFREKYPHRTITGINAGVGGTDSAFGAHRLAEHVLTKGVPDLLFVEFAVNDGEDRGRSVQGMEGIVRQMRRLSPNTDICFLYTAADKNMTEGVPFNIAVHEEVAGHYGIPSVNFAAGIRDLVQARRIRFEDILPDRTHPNDEGFALYAGFLREALDAGLGPGNEDADARPAARPGYSLPSPLDAGNYEYGGMQGLHTAGASKGFSPKVLASEPLINWRFKTDHLYADAPGAELQFTVQGSGAGLLLLCGPDSGIFEYAIDGAEFRPVNLFDDWCLNVYRPVIALFPGPDGKRKTRNVAVRNTGMKDERSTGTALRISNLLYH from the coding sequence ATGAAAAGCAATCCAAACCGCCCGCCTGGACCGGGTTATGCGGTTCTCCGCAGCGGACTGCCCCGCCTGCGCGAAAAGCTGAAGAAGGATCAGCCGGTGACGATCGCCTTTCTCGGCGGCTCCATCACGGAGGGCTATGCAGCCTCCGATCCGGACAAAACAAGCTGGCGGGCGCTCACCGAGCAGTATTTTAGGGAAAAATATCCGCATCGCACGATTACCGGCATCAATGCGGGCGTCGGCGGCACCGATTCGGCATTCGGCGCGCACCGGCTCGCCGAGCATGTATTAACGAAAGGCGTACCGGACCTGCTGTTTGTCGAATTCGCCGTCAACGACGGCGAAGACCGCGGCCGGTCGGTCCAAGGCATGGAAGGCATCGTCCGGCAAATGCGTCGGCTGTCGCCCAATACGGATATCTGTTTCCTGTATACGGCGGCGGATAAAAATATGACGGAGGGCGTGCCGTTCAACATCGCCGTTCACGAAGAGGTGGCCGGACATTACGGCATCCCGTCGGTCAATTTCGCGGCCGGCATACGCGATCTGGTTCAAGCGAGGCGCATCCGCTTCGAAGACATCCTTCCCGACCGGACCCATCCGAACGATGAAGGATTTGCGCTGTATGCGGGCTTTTTGCGGGAAGCGCTGGATGCCGGGCTCGGGCCCGGGAACGAGGACGCGGACGCTCGCCCGGCGGCCCGGCCGGGCTATTCTCTGCCGTCACCGCTCGATGCCGGCAATTATGAGTACGGCGGCATGCAGGGCCTGCACACCGCAGGGGCTTCGAAAGGCTTTTCGCCGAAGGTGCTCGCATCGGAACCGCTGATCAACTGGCGATTCAAAACCGACCATTTGTACGCGGATGCCCCCGGTGCGGAGCTTCAATTTACCGTTCAAGGAAGCGGCGCCGGTTTGCTGCTGCTTTGCGGACCCGACAGCGGCATCTTCGAATATGCAATCGACGGAGCCGAATTCCGGCCCGTGAACCTGTTCGACGACTGGTGCCTGAACGTGTACCGCCCGGTGATCGCGCTGTTCCCCGGACCGGACGGAAAGCGGAAGACGCGAAACGTCGCCGTACGCAATACGGGGATGAAAGACGAGCGCAGTACCGGGACGGCGCTGCGGATTTCGAACCTGCTTTATCATTAA
- a CDS encoding carbohydrate ABC transporter permease, which yields MASASVKHTVRESFGDRIFLTAVYVFLTLVLIATLYPLVFIVSSSFSSPAAVSGGRVWLLPVEAGLQGYAAAFKNSQIVTGYANSLFYTAAGTLISVTLTVMIAYPLSRKTFFGRSGLMMFIVFTMLFSGGLIPTYLVVKAVGLIDTRWALLLPNAIWVWQVIIARTFFATSIPDELAEASEIDGCSDLRFISSVVLPLSKPILAVLMLMYAVGQWNAYFDALIYLKTNSLFPLQLFLRSILILNNDTGTIDAGQIAEKQMLQALMKYSIIVISSLPVLIIYPFVQRFFVQGMLIGSVKG from the coding sequence ATGGCAAGCGCAAGCGTAAAACATACCGTTCGCGAGTCGTTCGGCGACCGGATCTTTTTAACCGCCGTTTACGTTTTTTTGACGCTGGTGCTGATTGCGACGCTGTACCCGCTCGTTTTCATCGTCAGCTCGTCGTTCAGCAGCCCGGCCGCCGTCTCGGGAGGACGCGTCTGGCTGCTGCCGGTCGAAGCGGGACTGCAGGGGTATGCAGCCGCCTTCAAGAACAGCCAGATCGTGACGGGCTATGCCAATTCGCTGTTCTATACGGCTGCAGGCACGCTGATCAGCGTGACGCTGACCGTCATGATCGCGTATCCGCTGTCGCGCAAAACGTTTTTCGGGCGCAGCGGCCTGATGATGTTCATCGTGTTTACGATGCTGTTCTCCGGGGGGCTCATTCCGACGTATCTCGTCGTAAAGGCGGTCGGCCTCATCGATACGCGCTGGGCGCTGCTGCTGCCGAACGCCATCTGGGTATGGCAGGTCATCATCGCGCGAACGTTCTTCGCGACCTCGATTCCCGACGAACTGGCGGAGGCCAGCGAGATCGACGGCTGCAGCGATTTGCGGTTTATATCGAGCGTCGTGCTTCCGCTGTCCAAGCCGATTCTCGCGGTGCTGATGCTGATGTATGCCGTCGGGCAATGGAACGCCTATTTCGATGCGCTCATTTATTTGAAGACCAACAGCCTGTTCCCGCTGCAGCTGTTCCTGAGGTCGATTCTCATCCTGAACAACGATACCGGCACGATCGACGCCGGGCAAATCGCGGAGAAACAGATGCTGCAGGCACTGATGAAATATTCGATTATCGTCATTTCCAGCTTGCCGGTGCTGATCATCTACCCGTTCGTCCAACGCTTCTTCGTGCAGGGCATGCTGATCGGTTCCGTCAAAGGCTGA
- a CDS encoding carbohydrate-binding protein, which produces MRKTLSRLLAFALLLGCVSYSFGGAGQAGADSAAADASAVTAGVYGGSLSYEAEASGNTFTGNASVADCGACSGGKKVGGLYQGASMTFTDVNVPAGGKYNVVFAYISGDPRSADISVNGGAAQHIDFEKTADWDTLGTKAIAFDFVQGTNTIEISDGGGYAPDFDKIDLYPVSQSVEAEAPGNLLTGNAAIADCSVCSGGKKVGGLYQGASLQFNNVQASDSGTYRMTVYYISGDPRSADISVNGGEAKHVDFAKTADWDTVGVYETTVSLNAGNGNTILFSDGGGYSPDIDRIVLAPAGQSYEAEAPDNVLTGNASVAGCAACSGGQKVGNVYQGASLQFNGINVPAAGSYDVTVYYISGDPRAADVSVNGGPAQNVLFAKTADWDTVGTQTITLTLQAGSNAIQISDGGGYAPDFDRIVVSAGSGSSAQPCEIADGSAVELGAKTAEKTVNGITVSQFAGGVIMKNGDYTVTYDTGTGFAEYAWNGKTVAKGIYGKFNDLATSCYSSHSFAMSDVQPVKDGFGSGVKVKFVNAQADSPSLIQWFSFYPGKPYFFTRLEAKAGAPISSNDMAPLVTNSTGGVDIGSYGDGRVLSVPYDNDMWIRHQAEPINSTDTSYEVSAVYDNTTRNGLIVGSVTHDTWKTGIHFAGDNNRLNNLEVYGGASSAKTHDSIPHGSISGTDLWSPLTFVGFYGDYRTGMEDYGKANAVIAPPLAFGKNVPQGVPVGWNSWAAYGDKLTYQDVLDTSDYIKAKLQPKGYDNKKVAYVNLDSYWDNLTDDQLAKAVARIKQNGQKAGIYWGPFVYWGDNMNQPVEGSTAYTYGDIILKDKDGNPLPKLDGAYAIDPTHPGAKERMAYYLNRFKKLGFEYIKLDFLTHGALEGQHYDPAVTTGTQAYNKGMAYIDSLIANSMFISESIAPLFPSQYAHSRRIATDTFGSISDTEFELNALTYGWWQNGTIYHYADPDHMALTRAGSLTEARSRVNSAVITGTVFLNSDDFHDPKAQQYAAALLTNPDVLEVAKKGKAFRAVEGNTGAKAADVFVKQDKSSYYIAVFNYGNAAADKTIDLARAGLSGTAQYKLKELWTGAASRVQGKLHVHLEPMESKLFELKLAE; this is translated from the coding sequence ATGAGGAAAACGCTATCAAGGCTGCTGGCGTTCGCGCTTCTGCTCGGGTGCGTCTCGTATTCGTTCGGCGGGGCGGGGCAGGCCGGCGCGGATTCGGCGGCTGCGGACGCTTCGGCGGTCACCGCAGGGGTTTACGGCGGCAGCTTGAGCTACGAAGCCGAAGCTTCGGGCAATACGTTTACCGGCAATGCGAGCGTTGCCGACTGCGGCGCCTGCTCGGGCGGCAAGAAGGTAGGCGGTCTGTACCAGGGCGCCAGCATGACCTTTACGGACGTCAACGTTCCGGCCGGCGGAAAGTACAACGTCGTCTTCGCCTATATTTCCGGCGATCCGCGCAGCGCGGACATCAGCGTCAACGGAGGGGCGGCGCAGCATATCGATTTTGAGAAGACGGCCGACTGGGATACGCTCGGCACGAAAGCGATCGCCTTCGATTTCGTACAAGGAACGAACACGATCGAAATTTCGGACGGCGGCGGCTACGCCCCCGATTTCGATAAAATCGACCTGTACCCGGTATCGCAAAGCGTGGAGGCCGAAGCGCCGGGCAACCTGCTGACCGGCAATGCCGCAATCGCAGACTGCTCCGTCTGCTCGGGCGGCAAGAAGGTCGGCGGCTTGTATCAAGGGGCGTCGCTGCAGTTCAACAACGTTCAAGCGAGCGACAGCGGCACCTACAGGATGACGGTGTATTATATTTCCGGCGACCCGCGTTCAGCCGATATTTCCGTCAATGGCGGGGAAGCCAAGCATGTCGACTTCGCAAAGACGGCCGATTGGGACACGGTCGGCGTCTATGAGACGACCGTCTCGCTGAACGCCGGAAACGGCAATACGATTCTGTTCTCGGACGGCGGCGGCTATTCCCCGGATATCGACCGGATCGTGCTTGCGCCCGCCGGCCAAAGCTACGAGGCCGAAGCGCCGGACAACGTGCTGACAGGCAATGCGTCGGTGGCCGGCTGCGCCGCCTGCTCCGGCGGACAGAAGGTCGGCAACGTTTATCAAGGCGCGTCGCTGCAGTTTAACGGCATCAACGTGCCGGCAGCCGGCAGCTACGATGTAACCGTCTACTACATTTCGGGCGATCCGCGAGCGGCGGACGTCAGCGTTAACGGCGGCCCGGCGCAAAACGTGCTGTTCGCCAAAACGGCCGACTGGGACACGGTCGGCACGCAGACGATCACGCTGACGCTCCAGGCCGGAAGCAACGCAATCCAAATCTCGGACGGCGGCGGCTATGCGCCCGATTTCGACCGCATCGTCGTTTCCGCCGGCAGCGGCAGCAGCGCGCAGCCGTGTGAAATCGCGGACGGCTCGGCCGTGGAGCTGGGGGCGAAAACCGCCGAAAAAACGGTGAACGGCATTACGGTTTCGCAATTTGCCGGCGGCGTTATTATGAAGAACGGCGATTACACCGTCACCTACGATACCGGTACCGGGTTCGCCGAATACGCATGGAATGGCAAAACGGTTGCCAAAGGGATTTACGGCAAGTTCAATGATCTGGCAACCAGCTGCTACAGCAGTCACAGCTTCGCCATGTCCGACGTCCAGCCCGTGAAGGACGGCTTCGGCAGCGGGGTGAAGGTGAAGTTCGTCAATGCGCAGGCGGACAGCCCGAGCCTGATCCAATGGTTCAGCTTCTATCCGGGCAAGCCGTATTTCTTCACCCGCTTGGAAGCGAAGGCCGGCGCGCCGATCAGCTCGAATGATATGGCTCCGCTCGTCACGAATTCGACCGGCGGCGTCGATATCGGCAGCTACGGGGACGGGCGCGTGCTGTCGGTGCCGTACGACAACGACATGTGGATTCGTCACCAGGCGGAACCGATCAATTCGACCGACACAAGCTACGAAGTGTCCGCCGTCTATGACAATACGACGCGAAACGGCCTTATCGTCGGCTCCGTGACTCATGATACGTGGAAAACGGGCATTCATTTCGCCGGCGACAACAACCGCTTGAACAATCTGGAAGTGTACGGCGGGGCATCCTCGGCGAAAACGCATGATTCGATCCCGCACGGCAGCATCTCGGGAACCGATCTGTGGTCCCCGCTGACGTTCGTCGGCTTTTATGGCGACTACCGCACCGGCATGGAGGATTACGGCAAAGCGAACGCCGTCATTGCGCCTCCGCTTGCGTTCGGCAAAAACGTTCCGCAAGGCGTGCCGGTCGGCTGGAACAGCTGGGCGGCTTATGGCGACAAGCTGACGTACCAGGATGTGCTGGACACGTCCGATTACATCAAAGCGAAGCTGCAGCCGAAAGGCTACGACAACAAGAAGGTCGCCTATGTCAACCTCGACTCGTATTGGGACAATTTGACCGACGACCAGCTGGCCAAGGCGGTGGCCCGGATTAAGCAGAACGGTCAGAAGGCCGGCATTTACTGGGGACCGTTCGTCTATTGGGGCGACAATATGAATCAGCCGGTGGAAGGCTCCACGGCGTATACGTACGGGGACATTATCCTGAAAGATAAGGACGGCAATCCGCTGCCCAAGCTCGACGGCGCTTATGCCATCGATCCGACGCATCCGGGCGCGAAGGAGCGGATGGCGTATTATTTGAACCGGTTCAAGAAGCTCGGCTTCGAATATATCAAGCTGGATTTTCTGACGCACGGCGCGCTTGAAGGACAGCATTACGATCCGGCCGTGACGACCGGCACGCAGGCGTACAACAAAGGAATGGCTTATATCGATTCGCTTATCGCGAACTCGATGTTCATCAGCGAGTCGATCGCACCGCTGTTCCCGAGCCAATACGCGCACAGCCGCCGCATCGCGACCGATACGTTCGGCAGCATCTCCGATACGGAGTTCGAGCTGAACGCGCTGACGTACGGCTGGTGGCAAAACGGGACGATTTACCATTACGCCGATCCCGACCATATGGCGCTGACGCGGGCGGGTTCGCTGACCGAAGCGCGCTCGCGGGTCAATTCCGCCGTTATAACCGGCACCGTGTTCCTGAATTCGGACGATTTCCACGATCCGAAAGCGCAGCAGTACGCCGCAGCGCTGCTGACGAACCCGGACGTGCTCGAAGTGGCGAAGAAAGGAAAAGCATTCCGCGCCGTGGAAGGCAACACCGGAGCGAAGGCTGCCGATGTATTCGTCAAGCAGGATAAAAGCTCGTATTATATAGCCGTGTTCAATTACGGCAATGCGGCTGCAGACAAAACGATCGACCTGGCAAGGGCGGGACTTAGCGGCACGGCGCAGTATAAGCTGAAGGAGCTGTGGACCGGAGCGGCATCCCGGGTACAAGGAAAGCTTCACGTGCATCTCGAACCGATGGAATCGAAGCTGTTCGAGCTCAAGCTTGCCGAATGA
- a CDS encoding extracellular solute-binding protein: MRKIWTTTASLVLAATVVLAGCSKGGGDNGGGNTTGSAGTGSSNGASSSGPVTINVFADEDTTNNQDLATNAFSKELEQKFNIKFNWTTVPYDGAPEKRQISLASGDYPDAFLLVPYIDNFTQNDLLRYGQQGVILPLNDLIDQYAPNIKKTLEENPDYKAINTAPDGKIYGLTQLSACYHCSFPNKMWVNTKWMKQLGIETPKTTEDFKKMLEAFKNDDPNGNGKKDEVPLSGSKETFGVHVIPYLMNAFIYDDDHTYLMMDSGKVDFSPNKPQWREGLKYVKSLFDEGLIDPGAFTQNADAFKKIGENSPQILGAGAGMHPAIFIDIADGNRYSKDYDSIPPISGPDGTAYATTQYTGNPGTAFVLTNKASKEAQIAMIKALDYIYTFDGELAADNGVEGVDWRKPKEGEKALDESIQPRYATIQKPAGSKPTNNAWAQLGQYNLSAEFRNSIVQSTDIYKSDGYERRLFAATKNNYDGKQPKEVFPYWAVWIDPASADQASILQTNITNYVDQSALQFITGNKDLDKDWDSYVKGFDSLDLKSYLDMMQKAYDNSAFAKK; encoded by the coding sequence TTGAGAAAGATATGGACAACAACGGCTTCGCTCGTATTGGCCGCGACCGTCGTTCTGGCCGGCTGCTCCAAGGGCGGCGGCGACAACGGCGGAGGAAATACGACGGGGAGCGCAGGTACGGGCAGTTCGAACGGCGCATCTTCCTCGGGCCCGGTAACGATCAACGTATTTGCGGACGAAGATACGACCAACAACCAGGATTTAGCCACCAACGCGTTTTCGAAGGAACTGGAGCAGAAATTCAACATCAAATTCAACTGGACCACCGTACCGTACGACGGAGCGCCGGAGAAGCGGCAAATTTCGCTCGCCAGCGGCGATTATCCGGACGCGTTTCTGCTCGTGCCGTATATCGATAATTTCACCCAGAACGATCTGCTGCGCTACGGCCAGCAAGGCGTCATCCTTCCGCTGAACGATCTCATCGATCAATATGCTCCGAACATCAAGAAGACGCTGGAAGAGAATCCGGACTACAAGGCGATCAATACGGCGCCGGACGGCAAAATTTACGGGCTCACGCAGCTCAGCGCCTGCTACCACTGCTCGTTCCCGAACAAAATGTGGGTCAACACGAAGTGGATGAAGCAGCTCGGCATCGAAACGCCGAAAACGACGGAAGATTTTAAGAAGATGCTCGAAGCGTTCAAGAATGACGACCCGAACGGCAACGGCAAGAAGGACGAAGTACCGCTCAGCGGCTCGAAGGAAACGTTCGGCGTGCACGTCATTCCGTACCTGATGAATGCATTCATTTACGACGACGATCATACCTATCTGATGATGGACAGCGGCAAAGTCGATTTCTCGCCGAACAAGCCGCAGTGGAGAGAAGGTCTGAAATATGTCAAATCGCTGTTTGACGAAGGCCTGATCGACCCGGGCGCGTTTACGCAAAACGCCGACGCATTCAAAAAAATCGGCGAAAATTCGCCGCAAATTCTCGGCGCCGGCGCCGGTATGCACCCGGCGATCTTCATCGACATCGCCGACGGCAACCGCTATTCCAAGGATTATGACTCGATTCCGCCGATCAGCGGTCCGGACGGTACGGCCTATGCGACGACGCAGTACACCGGCAACCCGGGCACGGCGTTCGTCCTGACGAACAAGGCCAGCAAGGAAGCGCAAATCGCCATGATCAAAGCGCTCGATTACATCTATACGTTCGACGGCGAGCTTGCTGCGGACAACGGGGTCGAAGGCGTCGACTGGCGCAAGCCGAAGGAAGGCGAGAAGGCGCTGGACGAATCGATTCAGCCGCGTTACGCCACCATCCAGAAGCCGGCCGGCTCGAAGCCGACCAACAACGCCTGGGCGCAGCTCGGCCAATACAACCTGAGCGCCGAATTCCGCAATTCGATCGTACAGTCGACGGATATTTACAAATCCGACGGCTACGAGCGCCGTTTGTTTGCAGCGACGAAGAACAACTACGACGGCAAGCAGCCGAAGGAAGTGTTCCCTTACTGGGCCGTCTGGATCGATCCGGCTTCCGCCGATCAGGCGAGCATCCTGCAAACGAACATTACGAACTACGTCGACCAAAGCGCGCTGCAGTTCATTACGGGCAACAAAGACCTGGATAAAGACTGGGATTCGTACGTGAAGGGCTTCGACAGCCTGGATCTGAAGAGCTACCTGGATATGATGCAGAAAGCGTACGATAATTCGGCATTCGCCAAAAAATAA
- a CDS encoding ABC transporter permease, translated as MIPPVLYFVIFKYIPMFNVVLAFKDYNVIKGIWGSPWAGMKYFDLFFHNPVFLTLLKNTLFISIYLLAVSFPIPIILALALGEVRSQRFKKTVQLVTYAPYFISTVVMVSVIMLFLAPNTGIVNMLLGKLGIDSINFLGNSGMFRSIYVWSEVWQTAGYSAVIYLAALAGVDPSLYEAAKVDGASRLQKIWNVDIPGILPAATIILILNVGNIMAIGFEKIYLLQNPLNTTTSEIISTYVYKIGLLNANYSFATAVGLFNSVINLFLLVSVNSIAKRLSNNSLW; from the coding sequence ATCATTCCGCCCGTTCTTTATTTTGTCATTTTCAAGTACATCCCGATGTTCAACGTGGTGCTGGCCTTTAAAGACTACAATGTTATCAAGGGCATCTGGGGAAGCCCGTGGGCCGGAATGAAATACTTCGACTTGTTTTTTCATAACCCGGTATTTCTGACGCTGCTCAAAAACACGCTGTTCATTTCGATTTATTTGCTCGCGGTCAGCTTCCCGATTCCGATCATTTTGGCGCTGGCGCTGGGCGAGGTTCGCAGTCAGCGGTTCAAAAAGACCGTTCAGCTCGTCACTTACGCGCCTTATTTTATTTCCACCGTCGTGATGGTGTCGGTCATTATGCTGTTTCTGGCTCCGAATACGGGGATCGTCAACATGCTGCTGGGAAAGCTGGGCATCGATTCGATCAACTTTCTGGGCAATTCGGGCATGTTCCGTTCGATCTACGTCTGGTCCGAGGTTTGGCAGACCGCTGGTTATTCCGCAGTCATCTATTTGGCGGCGCTGGCTGGCGTCGATCCTTCGCTCTACGAAGCCGCTAAAGTGGACGGCGCTTCGCGGCTCCAGAAAATATGGAACGTCGATATTCCGGGCATTTTGCCGGCGGCGACCATTATACTCATTCTGAACGTCGGCAATATTATGGCCATCGGCTTCGAAAAAATTTATTTGCTGCAAAATCCGCTGAACACGACGACGTCGGAGATCATTTCGACGTACGTGTACAAAATCGGGCTGCTAAACGCCAACTACAGCTTTGCGACGGCGGTCGGCCTTTTCAACTCGGTCATCAACCTGTTTCTGCTCGTGTCGGTGAACTCGATCGCCAAGCGGTTATCCAATAACAGCCTTTGGTAA